gtttccctctccacagatgctgcctgacctgctgagtatttccagcattttctccttttatttcagattttaaaCAACCGCAGTATTTGGTTTTGCTTCAATGCAGGCGTTGCTCAGagaactgagtcgagaaacacagacggacgaattaagataaaagcaaaagactgcagatgctggaaatctgaaataaaagcagaaagtgctggaaatactcagcaggttatgcagcatctgtggagagagaaacagagttaacgtttcaggtctgtgacccttcatcagaattcagGGTTCTGATGCTCTcttcacagattctgcctgacctgctgagtaattccagcactttttgtttatatttcagaccaattaagagccagtttgtatcagggtgggtgttggatgtggaagtcagtccctgacctgtgttggtcttttttgttgcatcagtttgagctggagtggagatggaggagaagctgctggCTTTAATCCCGAATACTTTTGAGCTTAGTCGGGTCCAGCAATTTCCAAAATGAGACTGTTAAGGGAAGTAGATTCTAGGAGAGATGAGGTTGCTAAACAGACACCAACTGCTCAATGTAAAAGAGTATTGTTTTAGTCGCAATTATTTCTGCagaggcttttaatccattttacatACAGATTGTTCTTTTTTTACTTCCttcttgggatatgggcgtcgctagcAAAACCAGCATATATTAccaatccccagttgcccattgagaaggtgatggcaggcctccttcttgaaccgctgcagtctgtgtggtgaaggtgctcccacaatggtgttagggaaggaattacaggattttcacccagtgatgatgaaggaacggtgatatatgtccaagataacaacaacttgtatttatatagtacctttaatgtaataaaatgttccaaggtgttttacaggagtgtttataaagcaacatttgacacttctatacataaggaggtattagggcagatgaccaaaagcttgatcagagaggtgGGTTATAATCAGTGTCTGAATCACGGAAGgtgaggcggagaggattagggagggatttccaaagcttacgtccttggcagctgaaggcacggccaccagtggtggagcaatgaaaatcagggatattCAAGATGCCGGAATTAAATGaaccctgatctctcggagggttgtaggtctggaggagattatagagatagtgaggggcgagggaatggagggatttgaaaacaaggatgaggattttaaaattgagatgctgcttaactgggagtctgtgtaggtcagtgagtacagtggtgatgggtgaacaggacttggtccgagtaaggacacaggcagcagagttttggatgatctcaagtttatggagggtagaatgtgggagaccggccaggagtgtgttagaataatcaagttgagaggtaacaaatacatggatgttagtttcagaggcagatgagctgagacagtggtgaagtctggtgatgttactgagatggaaataggtggtctaagTGATGGCATCATTAggcagtcggaagctcatctcgggttaAAAATGATaccaaggttatgaatggtctggtttagcctcagacagtttccagggagagggtTTGAGTTGGTGACTCGGGAGCGGAGTTTgtagcaggaactgaagacaatggcttcagacttcccaagatttaattggaggaaatttctgttcatccaggactggatgtcagacaagtcaggatggtgtgtgacttagaggggaacttggaggtgatggtgttacatacacctgctaccctggtcaaagaaaattacagcacaggaacaggcccttcggccctccaagcctgcaccaatccagatcctctagctaaacatgtcgcctattttctaagggtctgtatctctttgcttcctgcccattcatgtatctgtctagatacatcttaaaagacgctatcgtgcccgcgtctaccacctccgctggcaacgcgttccaggcacccaccaccctctgcgtaaagaactttccacgcatatccccccctaaacttttcccctctcactttgaactcgtgacccctagtaactgaatcccccactctgggaaaaagcttcttgctatccaccctgtctatacctctcatgattttgtacatttcaatcaggtcccccctcccaccccctccccccccgtctttctaatgaaaataatcctaatctactcaacctctcttcatagctagcgccctccataccaggcaacatcctggtgaacctcctctgcaccctctccaaagcatatacatccttttggtaatgtggcgaccagaactgcacgcagtattccaaatgtggctgaaccaaagtcctatacaactgtaacatgacctgccaactcttgtactcaataccctgtccgatgaaggaaagcatgccctatgccttcttgaccactctattgacctgcgttgccaccttcagggaacaatggacctgaacacccaaatctctctgtacatcaattttccccaggacttttccatttactgtatagttcactcttgaattggatcttccaaaatgcatcacctcacatttgccctgattgaactccatctgccatttctctgcccaactctccaatctatctatattctgctgtattctctgacagtccccttcactatctgctactccaccaatcttagtgtcgtctgcaaacttgctaatcagaccacctatactttcctccaaatcatttatgtatatcacaaacaacagtggtcccagcacagatccttgtggaacaccactggtcacacgtctccattttgagaaactcccttccactgctactctctgtctcctgttgcccagccagttctttatccatcgagctagtacaccctggaccccatgcgacttcactttctccattagcctaccatggggaaccttatcaaacgccttactgaagtccatgtatatgacatctacagcccttccctcatcaatcaactttgtcacttcctcaaagaattctattaaggtggtaagagatgaccttccctgcacaaaaccatgttgcctatcactgataagctcattttcttccaaatgggaatagatcctatccctcagtatcttctccagcagcttccctaccactgacgtcaggctcaccggtctataattaccaggattttccctgctacccttcttaaacaaggggacaacattagcaattgtccagtcctccgggacctcacctgtgtttaaggatgctgcaaagatatctgttaaggccccagctatttcctctctcacttccctcagtaacctgggatagatcccatccagacctggggacttgtccacctagaTGATGGAAGTTGATGGTTTGGGAGGTTCTGTAAAAGTTCTGGTTGAGTTATATATAAAAtacctctcctctccctgcccctcccacctcaccctgactctctctttttcctcccatagagggcagagtcttgtgtcgGTCCAGACTGGGtgtcaggttcccttccctgaaggacattaatgaaccagttggggttgtacatcaatccagcagctttcatggtcactttttccacaTACAggccccataaattaccagattcattcagctccatttcacaacctgtttTTGTGGGTTCTTTCACACACTCTTATTTtcttctgttttaaatcaatttcacagggttttagaagaggaggaatcgcagccgtgaaatgcaaagcaaacatcagatcaggatctgaaggagtcgcctagtttatcgtaacccgaatatcactggattttgaacCTGTGAGGAAAAAGCagcgatcacagtggggagaaactgtacacgtgttctgtgtgtgcacgaggtttcagccgatcatctggcctgtcaaaacacaagtgcagtcacactgggaagaaagcatgtaaatatggggactgtggaaagggattgaattatccagCTGAGCTGGAAACACATCCACAcagtcacaccctggagaggctgctctgtgagtgaatcccttcccacacaatcATCcggcctgctgacacaccagcgagttcacactggggagagaccttttaaatgtccattcTGTGGCAATTGCTATAAAGTTTCTGCTGAACTGATGTCCAATCAAcatgttcacactgacgagagaccattcaggtgctctcactgcgggactgggttcagacaatcatctgaactcactgtacatcagcgagttcacactggggagaggccgttcacctgctctgagtgtgggaagggattcaatcagTCATCCACACTGAAGACACACCagcgacttcacactggggagagaccttttaaatgtccattcTGTGGGAACTGCTATAAATGTTCtgctgaactgatgtcccatcaacgaattcacactgacgagagaccattcaggtgctctcactgcgggactgggttcaggcgatcatctgaactcactgtacacctgcgagttcacactggggagaggccgttcacctgctctgagtgtgggaaaggatttgctACTTCATCCTACCTGCtgccacaccagcgagttcacactggggagaggccattcacctgctcagagtgtgggaagggattcactacttcatctgacgtgctgaaacaccagcgagttcactcggggcagaggccgttcacctgctccgagtgtggaaagggattcactcagtcatccaacctgctgacacaccagcgggttcacactggagagaagccgttcacctgcgcagagtgtgggaagggattttctCAGTTATCTAACCTGCTGacgcaccagcaagttcacactgcacagaggccgttcacctgctccgagtgtgggaagggatttactcggtCTTCCCAGCTGctgacacaccaacgagttcacactggggagaggccgttcacctgctcagagtgtgggaagggatttactcgaTCATCCACCCTGCtggaacaccagcgagttcacactgcagagaggccattcacctgctctgagtgtaggaagggattcactacttcttcTGCCCTGCTGACAcacaagcgagttcacactggggagaggccattcacctgctctgagtgtaggaagggattcactacttcatccgctCTGCTGACAcacaagcgagttcacactggggagaggccattcacctgctcagagtgtgggaagggattcacgacttcatcccacctgctgacacaccagcgagttcacactggggagaggccattcacctgctcagagtgtgggaagggattcactacttcatcccacctgcgggaacaccagcgcattcacactggggagaggcctttcacctgctcagagtgtgggaagggatacactgcttcatcccacctgctgagacaccagcaaattcacactggggagaggacattcacctgctcagagtgcgggaagggattcactcggtcatccgaaatgctgacacaccagcgagttcacaagtaacttgGATGAGAGATTTCCAGCAAATAGCGGATTTCCAACATTGACATTTTCTgaatccaccattggcttctcccCTTCCGACCTTAACCAAAAGACTTGCttcaaaaaaaaattggaaatgTCAGTTCACTGACAGTTCCGATTTTTTAATGCCGGACAACCACAAACTGCCCGGAGGACTTTTTAGCTGTTTTTAAGTCGtctttattttatatagtgttccactttggtggaaatgaacttcaaccaggaaagcaagtgggtgaaaCTGCATATTCCTTTGCAACTTCAGTTtgtcagtcttctgtaaatggccaaaaaggaggtgtgtgtattctCACGGACTTGAATTATTTTTGCTCCTCGGATTAAAAATAAAAGTgtctgtgcctttaagactctggtaAAAACAATGCACTTTCAAGGGAGAGAAGATTCTGGAAatctggagacacagtgtaccaCAGCTGTATTTTGGTTTCCCTGAGCAACAGCAGAagggagaggtcacatggtatgatgtgtccattttgactgtgtgtgtaactggcAGAAACCTGTTTGAAACAGTTGGTTCAGAGAGCCTTTCCAGTGAGGTGATCGGGAGAAAGGAATTGTTCTATTCTCTCTCAAGAAAAATTTTACAAAGctacaagccaaattaattccctaagGAAATGAGAAGCTTTTCTTTCTTGACAAATTATTTGctatgctcatcgttgaaagaactgtttaatacTACGGGCGAActgttgaatgcctatcaagaacagagtattttcatcaaatcaCCATGGACACTTCAAGTAAACATTGATTAACTTCACATCAGAAGGCCTCATTTACCAGGAACATAAAATGCAAAGACGTTCTTATTCGATTTATCCTTAAGGGACCGCTAATTTTAAAACTACCTTCTTAAAAAAAACTAGTTCAGTATTGTTACtttagagtgtgtgtgtatatgggggagttaggttaaaataagttataagatctttagacataggtttatcttaattgtgtttaagatttagttttaataaatagttattttgttgtctaaagatacctggttcgaTCTATTTCATTCTGGgaatactagagtgtttaatttggctgtttttttctGATTTGGTGAAAGCTTAATCTGTGGCATGACGGGacagaattaacagtgtgttgctcctgccttggtcgtaacatatttaattgtGGACTTCTCCAGGATGAGGATCATATTTGATTGggtggctcgcgtctgggatcagagtCAGATGAATTGggggggctcacatttggaatcatattaattactcatctcAGGGATTACACAAATTGGtgtcttgcgtctggcatcatattaattgctctcacatctgggatcatattaattggaagcTTGATggttgggatccaaatctaacgccaattacagaaacaaaagaaccaggtttcttgtataataaggtacagtctataccattgtaatggcatgagcagttgcagcagagtttctgggtaaggtgaatgtttccctcagtgacttgataactttaactaagaataaactaaaagaattggcagcaaaattggggttagaattgaaatcagatgCCAAAAAAGAAGTGATAGcctaacatctggaattagaagaataaTTGGAACAAGAAGGTAGTAAATCAGAGAGTAATgctgtggtattggctaggattcagttcggCATAAAAAAAaagggagcttcaacaggaaaaagaaaaagcaatagcaataagaaaacttgaattggaaaaagaggaaagggagaaagagagcattTCAGACAGAAATTGAAAGAGAAGGAATTTAGGCgacaagagatggaactaagacaaaggggtggtcttgactccagggaacattcgggtcaggaagaatctgaattcagcacaggacccagcgaaaagctgtttaaatttatcaaAGTTCTtcttaagtttgaggaaagggatgagggtttttttttcatttcttttcaaaaaatagccaaacagatgatatGGCCGAAGGAAACTGGacgctgcttatgcaaagcaggttggtaggcagagctcatgaagtttatgctatgcttcctgaagaggtttctgcagattgagatggcaaaaaaggctattctcactgcgtatgagtgcgtccctgaagcttactgtcagaaatttcagaacttacggagattggctgacaAATAGGAAGTATTAGacaggctgtctgaacttaaagtggataaagcaccagggccggatgagatacatcaaggatactgagggaagtgagggtggaaatcacagaggcactggccataatttttcagtcgtcTTTAGACTCAGGAGTGCTATCAAaggagtggagaattgcaaacgttacactcttgttcaaaaaagggtgtaaagataagcccagcaactacaggccagtcagtttaacttcagtggtgggaaaacttctagaaaaaataattcgggacaaaaatcaatagtcacatggaaaaatgcaagttaattaaggaaagccagcatggatttctaagggaattcatgtttgactaacttgttggagtttttgaggaggtaacagagagggttgatgagggcaatgctgttgatgtggtgtacatggactttcaaaagataatgatacagtaccacacaacagacttgtgagctcaTGGAGTAAAAAGGGcagtcgcaacatggatacgaaattggctgagttttaggaaacaaatagtagtggttaatagatgttttttgggctggagggaggtttgtggtggagttccgcagggatcagtgttgggacccttgattttcctgatatatattaaagaccttgaccttggtgtacagggcacaatttcaaagtttgcagatgatacgaaccttggaagtactgtgaactgtgaggaggatagtgtagaacttcacaaggacatagccaagttggtggaatgggcagacaggtggcaaatgaagttcaatgcagtgaaatgtgaagtgattcatgttggtgggaagaacatggagagacaatatagaataaaggatacaattctaaagtgggtgcaggagcagagggacctgggtccataaatcattaaaggtggcaggacaggttaagagagcagttaataaagcataaagtattctgggttttattaatagaggcatagagtacaagagcaaggaggttatgttgaatttgtataagacactagttcagcctcagcttgagtattgcattcaattctgggcaccgcacttgaggaaagatgtgagggcattggagagagtacagaagagattcatgagaatggttccagggatgaggaacttcagttatgaagatagattgaagatgttaggactgtttaccttggagaagagaaggatgagagatgatttgatagaggtattcaaaatcatgaggggtctggacagagtagatagagagaaactgttcccactcatgaaaggatcgagaacgagagggcacagatttaaagtatttggtaagagaagcaaaagtgacatgaggaaaaactttttcacacagcgagtggttaaggtctggaatgcgctgcctgagaatgtggtggaggcaggttcaattggagcattcagtagggaattagacagttatatgaaaaggaagagtgtgcagggttacggggagaaggcaggggaatgggactgagggaattgctctttcagagagccagtgcagacacgatgggccgaatggcctgcttctgcattgcaacaattctgtgattctatgtagaATTTTCTATTAATtctattaattttgatcattggatatgggcaATAAAAATGGAAACACATGAGAACCTTAGAAAGTTGATTCTctcggaggaatttaaaaactccattccttcagttgtGAGAACTccgatagataacctgaaagttttgaaagctaggcaagcagcagaaattgctgctgattttgagcttgtgaataagccaaaaccttttgttcatcgcccccataaacccgagaaggatagaaagtgggagagtgaaaggaaggcaagtagccggagactagaaggaacagctgggaataccccaggatcatctcctcaggtcagaaaggaaggtgctgagggtcaaagtgaggttcacaagccaaagtgttatcattaccacaaaacgggtcatcttcgttcagaatgctggaaattgcgaggtgaacccataggacttgttggggtacgcaaagttagtgcagaggaaaagactctgactgagagtatagcagatcaggctatagctttAGCAGCAGTTGTAAAACGAGAACCATAAACTAAAGATAGTGTAGagattaagaataaaatacccaaaagttataatgaatttttgtcaaaggggaaagtaactccatatcctgtaagtgaggcaggaaaacctattatactcaAGGACACagaagcaacccaaacactcttgctggggaaagatataatatTTACACCAGAGAGAGCCTTGAAcacgaaaggagttctggaagactattatatggcaaatggggttttgaggaggaaatggagaccacctcatagacctgcagacgaagatcgGACATTTGTTGAACACAGTGGTGCCACCTAAATCCCACCAAATATTATTATGGTTAGCACACAACTTCACaccgccacattgtattccatctgccatattcttgcccactcacccgacAGGTCCATATCGCTCTGCAGcctgtttgtgtcctcctcatttcttacttttcccacctaactttgtatcatcagcaaacctggatacattacactcaatcccctcatctgagtcattgatatagattgtaaatagctgagacccataCCCTGCTAGTTAGTCTGCCAAactgaaaatgtcctgtttattcctactctctgttttctgtccactaaccaatcctcaatccaggcTAATACATTacctcaatcccatgagtcctaattttgtgtaataacctctggtgCGGTGCCTTCTCAAATGTTTTTTGCtccttgaaaatccaaatacatgactggttcccccttatccacctta
This genomic window from Heterodontus francisci isolate sHetFra1 chromosome 34, sHetFra1.hap1, whole genome shotgun sequence contains:
- the LOC137349295 gene encoding zinc finger protein 850-like isoform X3, translating into MSNQHVHTDERPFRCSHCGTGFRQSSELTVHQRVHTGERPFTCSECGKGFNQSSTLKTHQRLHTGERPFKCPFCGNCYKCSAELMSHQRIHTDERPFRCSHCGTGFRRSSELTVHLRVHTGERPFTCSECGKGFATSSYLLPHQRVHTGERPFTCSECGKGFTTSSDVLKHQRVHSGQRPFTCSECGKGFTQSSNLLTHQRVHTGEKPFTCAECGKGFSQLSNLLTHQQVHTAQRPFTCSECGKGFTRSSQLLTHQRVHTGERPFTCSECGKGFTRSSTLLEHQRVHTAERPFTCSECRKGFTTSSALLTHKRVHTGERPFTCSECRKGFTTSSALLTHKRVHTGERPFTCSECGKGFTTSSHLLTHQRVHTGERPFTCSECGKGFTTSSHLREHQRIHTGERPFTCSECGKGYTASSHLLRHQQIHTGERTFTCSECGKGFTRSSEMLTHQRVHNHTLERPFTCSVCGKGFTKSSNLLTHQRVHTGERPFSCSDCGKGFTRLSSLLTHQRVHTSERPFTCSDCGKGFTQLSNLLRHQRVHTGERPFACSECGKGFINSFNLLEHQRVHTGERPFKCSDCGNCYKSSTELMSHQRVHTDERPFRCSHCGTGFRQLGNLTAHQRTHTGERPFTCSECGKGFTRSSILLTHQRVHTGERPFTCSECGKGFTQSSNLLKHQRIHK
- the LOC137349295 gene encoding zinc finger protein 850-like isoform X2 — protein: MSNQHVHTDERPFRCSHCGTGFRQSSELTVHQRVHTGERPFTCSECGKGFNQSSTLKTHQRLHTGERPFKCPFCGNCYKCSAELMSHQRIHTDERPFRCSHCGTGFRRSSELTVHLRVHTGERPFTCSECGKGFATSSYLLPHQRVHTGERPFTCSECGKGFTTSSDVLKHQRVHSGQRPFTCSECGKGFTQSSNLLTHQRVHTGEKPFTCAECGKGFSQLSNLLTHQQVHTAQRPFTCSECGKGFTRSSQLLTHQRVHTGERPFTCSECGKGFTRSSTLLEHQRVHTAERPFTCSECRKGFTTSSALLTHKRVHTGERPFTCSECRKGFTTSSALLTHKRVHTGERPFTCSECGKGFTTSSHLLTHQRVHTGERPFTCSECGKGFTTSSHLREHQRIHTGERPFTCSECGKGYTASSHLLRHQQIHTGERTFTCSECGKGFTRSSELLTHQRVHTGERPFSCSDCGKGFTRLSSLLTHQRVHTSERPFTCSDCGKGFTQLSNLLRHQRVHTGERPFACSECGKGFINSFNLLEHQRVHTGERPFKCSDCGNCYKSSTELMSHQRVHTDERPFRCSHCGTGFRQLGNLTAHQRTHTGERPFTCSECGKGFTRSSILLTHQRVHTGERPFTCSECGKGFTQSSNLLKHQRIHK